CGCCTGCGGATCGAGCGCCATCAGCTTGCGGGTGGCCTCGTGCACGGTCGCGGGGTCGGGCGTGACGGCGGCTTGCGCCAGGGTCTTGATGCCCTCGCGCGCCAGCGCCGCACCCAGCAGCGAGGCCAGCGTCGCGCCGGCCGGATCGCCGGGCGTGACCACGGCCACCCGGGTCAGCCGGACGGTGGCGAGGTGGCGGGCCAGCGCCTCGGCCTCGCGCGCCTGGCTGGCGCGGACGTGGAAATGCCAGCCGCGCACCTGTTCGCGCTGTCGGTCGCCGATGCCCAGGCCGCCGATCGCGGGGGCGCGGGTGTCGGCCGGCATCTGCGCCAGCGTCGGGCCCTGCACCGGGCCGATCGGGCCGAGCCAGGCGACGAAACCGGGTTCGGTGGCCAGGCGCTGGGCCTTGATCGCCAGCATCTGGGCCGGCTGCTGATCGTCCACCGGCACCCAGCGCAGCTTGCGCCCGCCGATGCCGCCGCGCGCGTTGGCGCTGTCGAGCGCGAGCTGGATGCCGGCCTGGAAATCGCGCAGCGCCGGGCCGCGCGCGCCGCCCGGCGGGGCGAAGCGGCCCAGCAGGAGATCGCTTCCGGCCGCGACCACCCCCGTGGGCAGGCCCATGCCGATGCCGGCGGCAGTCAGGACCAGGGAACGGCGGCGCATCGTGGAGGGCAGGTCAGAGGGTTGCGGCAAGAGCCGGGCAGGAGGGCGGATTCAAGTGCGGCGCAGTGTGCCGGCCACATCGGGCCTTGTCATGAGCCCTAATTGATAAATGTGCCAAATTGTGACGGGCTGTGCACAGATGTGCTCCGGGATAATCCGTGCCATGGAAT
This portion of the Leptothrix cholodnii SP-6 genome encodes:
- a CDS encoding ABC transporter substrate-binding protein, encoding MRRRSLVLTAAGIGMGLPTGVVAAGSDLLLGRFAPPGGARGPALRDFQAGIQLALDSANARGGIGGRKLRWVPVDDQQPAQMLAIKAQRLATEPGFVAWLGPIGPVQGPTLAQMPADTRAPAIGGLGIGDRQREQVRGWHFHVRASQAREAEALARHLATVRLTRVAVVTPGDPAGATLASLLGAALAREGIKTLAQAAVTPDPATVHEATRKLMALDPQALVLALPAAQSIQMMEMAAALNRHPGFFSMSMGGEETLAAGALKLASGLAVAQVVPYPWSQTDPQILSYRRLCEPAQVRIGYASLEGFITAQVLIEALRRCGRELGRSQLRAMLTVLQMNWGGMEIDFSRGEIGGSRFVEMVQVGPGGRYIR